Proteins co-encoded in one Flavobacterium fluviale genomic window:
- a CDS encoding mechanosensitive ion channel family protein has translation MEDFLQDVFKHLEGYYYSIVDLTPKFILAVLVILVSWFIASRVGIFAGNRLKVRMHDRLLATFIARLIKSVLIIIGILIMFRIIGLDGIAQSMLAGAGISAFVIGFALKDIGENFLAGILLAFKRPFNIGDIIESNGVKGEVINLNLRDTEVKSDSKIIYIPNALLIKNTLINYNSEGFLLQTFTVGLEYGSDYTRAIELVKEVLGNSEDVTEKDHENAAVITDVAGAGVIQLNIRYWVKTASTTENSECRSKIIAAVLKKLKENEFVLK, from the coding sequence ATGGAAGATTTTTTGCAAGACGTTTTTAAACATTTAGAAGGATATTATTATAGCATTGTCGATCTTACGCCAAAATTTATTCTGGCAGTTTTAGTTATTTTGGTTTCATGGTTTATTGCAAGCCGTGTCGGAATTTTTGCAGGCAACCGACTAAAAGTCAGAATGCACGATCGTCTTTTGGCGACTTTTATCGCTCGTTTAATTAAGTCGGTCCTTATTATTATCGGGATTCTTATTATGTTCCGAATTATCGGCCTTGACGGAATCGCTCAAAGTATGCTTGCTGGTGCAGGAATCTCTGCTTTTGTAATTGGTTTTGCGCTTAAAGATATTGGTGAAAATTTCCTTGCCGGAATTCTGCTGGCTTTCAAAAGACCTTTTAATATTGGTGATATTATCGAAAGTAATGGCGTTAAAGGTGAAGTCATTAACCTCAACCTGCGCGATACCGAAGTAAAAAGCGATTCGAAAATCATTTATATTCCAAATGCCCTTCTTATAAAAAACACGCTCATTAACTACAACAGCGAAGGTTTCCTACTCCAAACTTTCACAGTCGGACTCGAATATGGTTCTGATTACACACGTGCTATCGAACTCGTAAAAGAAGTTCTTGGAAACAGCGAAGACGTTACCGAAAAAGACCACGAAAACGCAGCCGTAATTACCGATGTTGCAGGTGCGGGTGTCATTCAGCTTAATATACGTTATTGGGTGAAAACTGCATCAACAACTGAAAATTCAGAATGCCGTTCTAAAATTATTGCAGCAGTTTTGAAAAAATTGAAGGAGAATGAGTTTGTTTTGAAGTAA
- a CDS encoding LemA family protein produces the protein MIIVIILVVFLAVCVFIYNSLIERRNQVTNAFSAIDVMLKKRFDLIPNLVEVVKQYTNYEQSTLTKIVELRAKAGSGSLTETEKASLDTELSTAVKGLMITVENYPDLKANTNFLNLQSTWTESEEQIAAARRTYNASVTSYNNAIMMFPGNMFAGMLNYTKIDVLETPAEERKNISAKELFNN, from the coding sequence ATGATTATAGTTATAATCCTTGTTGTTTTTTTAGCAGTTTGCGTATTTATTTATAATTCTCTTATCGAAAGAAGAAATCAGGTTACTAATGCTTTTTCGGCAATTGATGTCATGCTTAAAAAACGTTTTGATTTGATTCCCAATCTTGTTGAGGTTGTTAAACAATACACCAATTACGAACAAAGTACATTAACTAAAATCGTAGAACTTCGTGCAAAAGCAGGTTCGGGTTCACTTACAGAAACTGAAAAAGCAAGTTTAGATACAGAATTAAGTACAGCTGTAAAAGGTTTAATGATTACCGTTGAAAACTACCCAGACTTAAAAGCTAATACTAATTTCCTGAATTTACAATCGACTTGGACAGAAAGCGAAGAACAAATCGCGGCCGCGAGAAGAACTTATAATGCTTCGGTTACTAGTTACAATAATGCTATTATGATGTTCCCAGGCAATATGTTTGCGGGAATGCTCAATTATACTAAAATTGATGTTTTAGAAACACCAGCAGAAGAGCGTAAAAACATTAGTGCAAAAGAGCTTTTTAATAATTAA
- a CDS encoding DUF3137 domain-containing protein, with the protein MDSENINHKALQEVLNALEIDRKKIAETYKTCYILFGLAALILAIGLLISFPMLAFFGALVPLVIGVVMYFQIQDEVKKYKFVYKTNVVSSVLKEINETFSITPQSGLPEYEFISSELFTTEPDRYKTQDLISGTADKTSFWFAEVHAEYKTETQTKNGTKTTWHTIFKGIIFVADFNKNFEVSTVVRPKGVGDAIGAWFSKNVFSFGNSELVHLENTIFDEIFATYSRNQIEARYILTPAMMERILELNKKSEDTISLSFIDSKMYIAFPLSHNYFEAPIHSSLLVPDLLTDDLSIVQFMQDIVHELDLNTRIWGKK; encoded by the coding sequence ATGGATTCTGAAAATATTAACCATAAAGCCTTACAAGAGGTTTTGAATGCATTAGAAATTGACCGAAAAAAAATAGCAGAAACCTATAAAACCTGCTATATCTTGTTTGGTCTTGCGGCATTAATTTTAGCTATTGGTTTATTGATTAGTTTTCCAATGTTAGCTTTTTTTGGAGCTTTAGTTCCTCTGGTTATTGGTGTTGTAATGTATTTTCAAATACAAGATGAAGTAAAAAAATACAAATTTGTTTATAAAACCAATGTTGTTTCATCAGTATTAAAAGAGATTAATGAAACTTTTTCGATTACGCCTCAAAGCGGACTTCCCGAATATGAGTTTATAAGCTCTGAGCTTTTTACGACCGAACCAGATCGTTATAAGACCCAAGATTTAATAAGCGGAACTGCGGATAAAACTTCTTTTTGGTTTGCCGAAGTTCACGCTGAATATAAAACCGAAACCCAAACCAAAAACGGAACGAAAACAACTTGGCATACAATTTTTAAAGGAATTATTTTCGTAGCCGATTTCAATAAAAACTTTGAAGTATCGACGGTCGTGCGCCCAAAAGGTGTTGGAGATGCTATTGGTGCGTGGTTTTCTAAAAACGTTTTTAGCTTTGGAAACAGTGAGTTAGTGCATTTAGAAAATACCATTTTTGACGAGATTTTTGCTACCTATTCTAGAAATCAAATTGAGGCGAGATATATTTTAACTCCAGCCATGATGGAAAGAATTTTGGAATTAAACAAAAAATCAGAAGATACTATTTCGCTCTCGTTTATAGATTCTAAAATGTATATTGCTTTTCCGCTGTCTCATAACTACTTTGAGGCGCCTATTCATTCTTCGCTTTTAGTTCCAGATTTACTTACTGATGATCTTTCGATAGTTCAGTTTATGCAGGATATTGTGCATGAACTGGATTTGAATACTAGGATTTGGGGAAAGAAGTAA